A region of uncultured Draconibacterium sp. DNA encodes the following proteins:
- a CDS encoding two-component regulator propeller domain-containing protein, with protein sequence MDALADIQVDYRFRRMSPESGFFHNGIQAISQDEDGYIWFISINELYKFDGYKFDRIQKISLLEGEVRDPQFLDIFNDSQSHMWVATNKGLFIYDIESTTFQPTFNSKENVLEIAEDQTGNIWFLMSSKIGMYDPDKKGIVFMNTGLSEDEAFSVIFSDEANLWLGTQNGKIFRFDERGKSFKLFTQLSTRANILAIETTLNDIFFLAEGEGIYHYSKDGNFVDRYTFFLEDLDIKGNNLAKALYIDKRGILWIGTHRGLYVFDLSDKKYRHYTSSVTDNFSLPNNSIWTITEDSNEGVWIGTYSGGLGYVNYNDHLFKHVRETEDISLNNNTISAFAEDEYGNLWLGTEGSGLAYYERTSNKFTHFSHSYSKNSLSYDNVKSLVIDTNNNLWVASYKGGLDFFDSREKQFTNYQNIPNDINSLTSNTIYSLQLEQDSGLWIATENGAIDFFHFRSHQFEHILDDSPNSDMSNHFNNGIFRGANNKLWMATRHGLGMLDIKSRIHHNYYFNLKDTLTFGSNEIFCVYEDQKEIIWLGTRGYGIFSFDPRTQEFRNYSSNEGLTASAVYSILDDDEGNLWLSTNNGLFKFELENKKFHRFDSSDGLQGNLFYPNSALKCKSGELVFGGTNGFTVFKPDLIKKNPTAPEVILTGFSINNKQVSKFTNEEGELKQIGYIEKIKLNHTQRVFSFEFSANNYLMPEKNQFAYRLMGYDDEWKYTNADQRFATYSNLYPGTYKFIVKASNNDGIWSNQTKTVMLEILPPPWKTWWAVLLYSLFVIGVIFILLRVYLIRKEYREQLHLERLSKEKIAELNRIKIQFFTNISHEFKTPLTLIASPLRKMLNSMTLDGQLEKEMNLVYRNVVRLQNLINQLMDFRAMENKKMVVKNENGDVAVFIKELLLLFEPLVKEHRIEMTFECSQHKIPACFDQDRLEKIFYNLLSNAVKYTPTYGHIIVYLDLDQKQKSHGTLEEFTNLLKVRITNTGVPIPANELEHIFDNYYHIDRNDSFIQAGSGVGLAFTKELVELLNGQIEASSNLKETSFKLSIPLKPYHAEREEINKMISESAGYEFNYSQKLVDILVAEKKNDEKVFKLKSRSLNTLLIVEDSSDLREHLYELFKNDYNVLVAPDGVKGLKLAQDKNPTIIVSDVFMPNMSGIEMSRELKTNLVTSHIPIVMLSAYNSPEQKKDGLETGADVYVEKPFDPDYLMLQVKNLIQSREAIRMAFSKKIIAEPSKVKVSSTDDEFIQRSIKLVEDHMDNSQFNVDSFVKEIGIGRTILYKKIKALTDLSVNEFIQNIRLKRAAQLLKDSDLSISEVAYHVGFNEPKYFSTCFKKQFNQTPTSYIETYRIK encoded by the coding sequence ATGGATGCGCTAGCCGATATACAGGTGGATTATCGTTTTAGGCGAATGTCACCTGAATCAGGTTTTTTTCACAATGGCATCCAGGCTATTTCCCAGGATGAGGATGGTTATATCTGGTTTATTTCAATTAATGAACTCTATAAGTTTGACGGATATAAATTTGATAGAATACAAAAGATCTCTCTATTAGAGGGAGAAGTAAGAGATCCTCAGTTTCTGGATATCTTCAATGACAGTCAATCACACATGTGGGTTGCGACGAACAAAGGACTTTTTATTTACGATATTGAATCAACTACTTTTCAGCCAACCTTTAATTCGAAAGAGAATGTTCTGGAAATAGCAGAAGATCAAACGGGAAATATTTGGTTTTTAATGTCCTCAAAAATAGGAATGTACGATCCTGATAAAAAAGGGATAGTTTTCATGAATACCGGGTTGAGTGAAGATGAAGCTTTTTCTGTTATTTTTTCTGATGAAGCTAATCTATGGCTGGGAACACAAAATGGAAAAATATTTAGATTCGATGAACGTGGAAAATCGTTCAAATTATTTACACAGTTATCGACACGGGCTAATATACTGGCCATTGAAACAACCTTAAACGATATTTTCTTTCTGGCTGAAGGAGAGGGAATATATCATTATTCAAAAGATGGAAATTTTGTGGATAGATACACATTCTTTCTTGAAGATCTTGATATCAAGGGAAACAATTTGGCGAAAGCTCTTTACATCGATAAACGAGGAATATTATGGATTGGAACACACAGGGGACTATACGTGTTTGATCTCTCCGATAAGAAATATAGACATTATACAAGCAGCGTGACTGATAACTTCAGTCTTCCCAATAATTCCATTTGGACGATAACTGAAGATTCAAATGAGGGAGTTTGGATCGGCACCTATTCTGGAGGCTTAGGATACGTGAACTATAATGATCATTTATTTAAACATGTGCGCGAGACAGAAGATATTTCATTAAATAACAACACAATAAGTGCGTTTGCTGAAGATGAATACGGAAATTTATGGCTCGGCACCGAAGGTTCTGGCTTGGCATACTACGAACGCACTTCCAATAAATTCACACATTTTTCTCATTCCTATAGCAAAAACAGTTTGAGCTACGACAATGTGAAATCGCTGGTGATTGATACCAATAATAACCTTTGGGTGGCAAGTTATAAAGGAGGTTTAGATTTCTTTGACAGTCGAGAAAAACAATTCACCAACTATCAGAACATTCCTAACGACATCAACAGCCTAACAAGCAATACAATCTATTCTTTGCAGCTAGAACAAGATTCAGGCTTGTGGATTGCAACGGAAAATGGAGCTATTGATTTTTTTCATTTTCGTTCGCATCAGTTTGAGCACATTTTGGATGATTCTCCAAATAGTGACATGTCGAACCATTTTAACAATGGTATTTTTAGAGGGGCAAACAATAAATTATGGATGGCAACCCGGCATGGATTAGGAATGTTAGACATTAAGTCCAGGATTCATCACAACTACTATTTTAATTTGAAAGACACACTGACCTTCGGCAGTAATGAGATTTTCTGTGTTTATGAGGATCAAAAAGAGATAATCTGGTTGGGAACCAGGGGGTATGGCATATTTTCTTTTGATCCGAGAACTCAAGAATTTAGGAATTATTCATCAAATGAAGGGTTGACAGCAAGTGCTGTATATAGTATATTGGATGATGACGAGGGAAACCTATGGCTGAGTACCAATAATGGTCTTTTTAAATTTGAACTAGAAAATAAAAAATTTCACAGATTTGATAGCAGCGATGGGTTACAAGGAAATCTTTTCTATCCAAATTCAGCATTGAAATGCAAGAGTGGGGAACTTGTTTTTGGTGGGACAAACGGTTTTACCGTATTCAAGCCTGATCTGATTAAAAAAAACCCAACAGCGCCGGAGGTAATTCTAACGGGGTTTTCTATTAATAATAAGCAAGTTTCAAAATTTACGAATGAAGAAGGAGAGTTAAAACAAATAGGTTACATCGAAAAGATCAAATTGAATCACACGCAAAGGGTTTTTAGTTTCGAATTTAGCGCCAACAATTATCTAATGCCCGAAAAAAATCAATTTGCTTATAGGCTTATGGGCTATGATGATGAATGGAAATATACTAATGCGGATCAACGTTTTGCTACCTATTCCAATCTCTATCCGGGAACTTATAAATTTATTGTAAAGGCTTCGAATAATGATGGTATTTGGAGTAATCAAACCAAAACCGTTATGCTTGAAATATTACCTCCCCCCTGGAAAACATGGTGGGCTGTTTTGTTATATAGCTTGTTTGTTATCGGTGTTATTTTTATACTTCTTCGAGTTTATTTGATTAGGAAGGAATACAGAGAACAACTTCACTTGGAGCGACTGAGCAAGGAAAAAATAGCTGAGTTAAATCGGATCAAAATCCAGTTTTTCACTAATATATCGCATGAGTTTAAAACGCCGTTGACTTTAATTGCCAGTCCGTTAAGAAAGATGTTGAATTCAATGACTTTGGATGGGCAGCTTGAAAAAGAGATGAACCTAGTTTATCGCAACGTAGTCAGGTTACAGAATCTGATTAATCAGTTGATGGATTTTAGGGCAATGGAAAATAAGAAAATGGTGGTGAAAAATGAGAATGGTGACGTTGCGGTCTTCATTAAAGAGCTCTTGTTATTATTTGAACCATTGGTGAAAGAACACCGAATTGAGATGACTTTTGAATGTTCTCAACATAAAATTCCAGCTTGCTTTGATCAAGATCGATTGGAAAAAATATTTTATAATTTACTTTCCAATGCGGTGAAATATACGCCTACATATGGACATATTATTGTCTATTTGGATTTGGATCAAAAACAGAAATCGCATGGCACACTCGAGGAATTTACGAATTTGTTGAAGGTTCGAATAACGAATACAGGGGTACCTATACCCGCAAATGAGCTGGAGCATATCTTCGATAACTACTATCATATTGATAGAAATGATTCTTTCATTCAGGCAGGTTCTGGTGTTGGACTGGCCTTCACCAAAGAACTGGTTGAACTGTTAAATGGTCAAATAGAAGCATCCAGCAATCTAAAAGAAACAAGTTTTAAATTGAGCATCCCGCTGAAGCCATATCATGCTGAAAGAGAAGAAATCAATAAAATGATCTCAGAATCAGCAGGCTATGAATTTAATTATTCACAGAAATTGGTTGATATTCTTGTAGCCGAAAAGAAAAATGATGAAAAAGTATTCAAACTCAAAAGCAGAAGTTTAAATACCCTCCTAATTGTGGAAGACAGCAGTGACTTAAGGGAACATTTATACGAGCTTTTTAAGAATGATTACAATGTGTTGGTTGCCCCTGATGGTGTAAAAGGACTGAAATTGGCACAGGATAAAAATCCGACAATCATCGTTTCGGATGTATTCATGCCAAATATGTCAGGTATTGAGATGTCTCGGGAATTAAAAACAAACTTGGTTACGAGCCACATTCCTATTGTCATGTTGAGTGCTTACAATTCACCGGAGCAGAAAAAGGATGGTTTGGAAACCGGGGCTGATGTATATGTCGAAAAGCCTTTCGATCCCGACTATCTGATGTTGCAGGTGAAAAATCTCATTCAATCGCGGGAAGCCATTCGGATGGCTTTTTCAAAAAAAATAATTGCCGAACCTTCTAAAGTTAAGGTTTCTTCCACTGATGACGAGTTTATACAAAGATCGATAAAACTGGTTGAGGATCACATGGACAACAGTCAATTTAATGTGGATTCATTTGTTAAAGAAATCGGAATTGGAAGGACTATCTTATATAAAAAAATTAAGGCATTAACCGATTTGTCTGTTAACGAGTTTATTCAGAACATTCGTCTTAAAAGAGCTGCTCAATTATTGAAAGACTCCGATCTAAGTATTTCCGAAGTTGCTTACCATGTCGGTTTTAATGAGCCTAAATATTTCAGTACATGTTTTAAGAAGCAGTTTAATCAAACGCCTACTTCCTATATAGAGACATACAGAATTAAGTAA